One part of the Ranitomeya imitator isolate aRanImi1 chromosome 10, aRanImi1.pri, whole genome shotgun sequence genome encodes these proteins:
- the LOC138650875 gene encoding uncharacterized protein: MTDYTSSLSSPTSTQLHTEATETSASREPTTKETPHLSTGNYVSTSGPTEIKTIYTSELSTESVTLTRTKESGTFSTESSSFLPTLSSTLLPETTSEVVLTTAQTSHVPSSTYETQSTTKIESTKSEETLSPEVTTTLSSSPKIETISVTAITLPVESLSTLHSTFSTKHTVSVETSMPSVTESTTVSSEPITEKISTTGIDHTSTLMSQTSTQLHTETTEILASQEPTSTHTTELSTEEHISTSGQTEMKTAFTAELFTKSVTPTKSEESATISTEPSVTLSALSSTLLPETTSEVLLPTTQSSQNSTISSELPTTTKISTPKSEETLSPEVTNTLSSTPTAAITLPIESTFTTTLSTFSMKPTATEETGVSSVTESILASSSTSFSAESTSEDIISKMTDYTSSLSSPTSTQLHTEATETSASREPTTKETPHLSTGNYISTYGPTGIKTIYTSELSTESVTLTRTKESGTFSTEPSTFLPTLSSTLLPETTSGVVLTTAQASHVPTSTYETQSTTKTESTKSEETLSPEVTTTLSSSPTIETISITAITLPVESLSTLHSTFSTKPTVSVETSMPSVTESTPVSSEPMTEKISTTGIDHTSTLMSQTSTQLHTETTEILASQEPASTHTTELLTEEHISTSGQTEMKTVFTTELFTKSVTPTKSEESATLSTEPSVTLSALSSTLLPETTSEVLLTTTQSSQHSTISSEPPTTTKISTPKSEETLSPEVTNTLSSTPTSTITLPIESTFTTTLSPFSTKPTATEETGVSSVTESTLASSSTSVSAESTSEDIISKMTDYTSSLSSPTSTQLHTAATETSASREPTTKETPHLTTGNYISTSGPTGIKTIYTSEISTESVTLTRTKESGTFSTEPSNLFSTVSSTWLPETTSELVLTTKQTSHVPVTTSEQPTTTEIETLKSGETLSPKVDYTLSSTQALESMSTSTILSVSESSISPGVNITLLTSSTAITVPKDGTSFETQKISLPSRTTKTSSSYPTSPTQKTHSTSATLSTTVLTDSVSLSNPTGSATENIQSTSTFNNITQTSLNPTLNYTTVKTSSSSSSHSNANTTAIVTTTRKTSTPSKTSVHTTELQCPVLENQECSNINGTCSCVCSRDFTGRDCLYGQNETAAVIDKGPTRHISVEITINATFDISLTDPSSPQYLTLFAQVENVLSLAFKRAAPKYFSKVVIHGFRNGSIIVNSTAIYNYPNNQTGITFLNKDLELAVNNSLKQSLPGLAQELNTSVSISKIDPQSPAITNVGQMMPYVNCSLAYAGYIVTCNDQNCYCSGPCFNNPAYCNYNGECFNAKNGSICQCYKSHFYQFQGEQCELYVRTSGFYGLIFGLIGGILLLLIVVIFAVYALRKKRMFSLFKERRDSRMWFTYDEERTNFQHTDMDAFARANFPSLSTKSGKYDLETNSSASSGSDLSAGSFRPSLDKVDTSQTFKIQRPEMVGATKEQM, encoded by the exons ATGACTGATTATACTTCATCTCTATCATCACCTACATCTACTCAATTACATACAGAAGCAACAGAGACTTCAGCATCTCGAGAACCCACCACCAAAGAAACACCTCATCTGTCAACTGGGAATTATGTATCGACTTCTGGACCAACAGAAATTAAGACCATTTatacttctgagctttccactgaatCAGTTACCCTTACCAGAACTAAAGAAAGTGGCACATTTTCTACAGAATCATCAAGCTTTTTGCCAACTCTTTCATCCACCTTGTTACCAGAGACAACTTCAGAAGTTGTGTTAACAACTGCGCAAACAAGCCATGTCCCCTCTTCAACTTATGAAACACAAAGTACAACAAAAATAGAATCAACGAAGTCTGAAGAGACACTATCTCCTGAGGTAACTACCACTCTGTCATCATCTCCAAAAATTGAGACCATTTCCGTAACAGCGATTACTCTTCCAGTTGAAAGTCTCTCCACCTTACATTCCACATTTTCAACCAAACATACTGTGAGTGTGGAAACTAGCATGCCTTCTGTAACAGAATCAACAACAGTGTCCTCAGAACCAATTACAGAAAAGATATCTACCACAGGGATAGATCATACTTCAACTCTAATGTCACAGACATCCACTCAACTACACACAGAAACAACTGAGATTTTAGCATCTCAAGAACCTACCTCCACTCATACAACTGAGCTGTCAACTGAGGAACATATATCGACTTCTGGTCAAACAGAAATGAAGACTGCCTTTACTGCTGAGCTTTTTACTAAATCAGTTACTCCTACTAAAAGTGAGGAAAGTGCCACAATTTCAACGGAACCATCGGTTACCTTGTCAGCACTTTCATCCACTTTATTACCAGAGACAACTTCAGAGGTTTTATTACCAACTACTCAATCAAGTCAGAATTCCACTATATCTTCTGAACTACCAACTACAACAAAAATATCAACACCAAAGTCTGAAGAAACACTTTCTCCTGAGGTGACCAACACTCTATCCTCAACCCCAACAGCTGCAATAACTCTTCCGATTGAAAGTACCTTCACCACAACTCTTTCCACATTTTCAATGAAACCTACTGCAACTGAGGAAACTGGAGTTTCTTCCGTAACAGAATCGATATTGGCTTCCTCAAGCACATCATTTTCAGCAGAATCGACTTCAGAAGACATCATTTCCAAAATGACTGATTATACTTCATCTCTATCATCACCTACATCTACTCAATTACATACAGAAGCAACAGAGACTTCAGCATCTCGAGAACCCACCACCAAAGAAACACCTCATCTGTCAACTGGGAATTATATATCGACTTATGGACCAACAGGAATTAAGACCATTTatacttctgagctttccactgaatCAGTTACCCTTACCAGAACTAAAGAAAGTGGCACATTTTCTACAGAACCATCAACCTTTTTGCCAACTCTTTCATCCACCTTGTTACCAGAGACAACTTCAGGAGTTGTGTTAACAACTGCGCAAGCAAGCCATGTCCCCACTTCAACTTATGAAACACAAAGTACAACAAAAACAGAATCAACGAAGTCTGAAGAGACACTTTCTCCTGAGGTAACTACCACTCTGTCATCATCTCCAACAATTGAGACCATTTCCATAACAGCGATTACTCTTCCAGTTGAAAGTCTCTCCACCTTACATTCCACATTTTCAACCAAACCTACTGTTAGTGTGGAAACTAGCATGCCTTCTGTAACAGAATCAACACCAGTGTCCTCAGAACCAATGACAGAAAAGATATCTACCACAGGGATAGATCATACTTCAACTCTAATGTCACAGACATCCACTCAACTACACACAGAAACAACTGAGATTTTAGCATCTCAAGAACCTGCCTCCACTCATACAACTGAGCTGTTAACTGAGGAACATATATCGACTTCTGGTCAAACAGAAATGAAGACTGTCTTTACTACTGAGCTTTTTACTAAATCAGTTACTCCTACTAAAAGTGAGGAAAGTGCCACACTTTCAACGGAACCATCGGTTACCTTGTCAGCACTTTCATCCACTTTATTACCAGAGACAACTTCAGAGGTTTTATTAACAACTACTCAATCAAGTCAGCATTCCACTATATCTTCTGAACCACCAACTACAACAAAAATATCAACACCAAAGTCGGAAGAAACACTTTCTCCTGAGGTGACTAACACTCTATCCTCAACCCCAACATCTACAATAACTCTTCCGATTGAAAGTACCTTCACCACAACACTTTCCCCATTTTCAACGAAACCTACTGCAACTGAGGAAACTGGAGTTTCTTCCGTAACAGAATCGACATTGGCTTCCTCAAGCACATCAGTTTCGGCAGAATCAACTTCAGAAGACATCATTTCCAAAATGACAGATTATACTTCGTCTCTATCGTCACCTACATCTACTCAATTACATACAGCAGCAACAGAGACTTCAGCATCTCGAGAACCCACCACCAAAGAAACACCTCATCTGACAACTGGGAATTATATATCGACTTCAGGACCAACAGGAATTAAAACCATTTATACTTCTGAGATTTCCACTGAATCAGTTACCCTTACCAGAACTAAAGAAAGTGGCACATTTTCTACAGAACCATCAAACCTATTTTCAACTGTTTCTTCTACCTGGTTACCAGAGACAACTTCAGAACTTGTTTTAACAACTAAGCAAACAAGCCATGTTCCCGTTACAACTTCTGAACAACCAACTACAACAGAAATTGAAACACTGAAGTCTGGAGAGACACTTTCTCCTAAGGTGGATTACACTCTTTCATCAACTCAAGCACTTGAGTCAATGTCAACAAGTACAATACTAAGTGTGTCTGAATCTTCAATCTCTCCAGGAGTCAATATCACTCTTTTAACATCTTCCACTGCCATCACTGTTCCAAAAGATGGTACAAGTTTCGAAACGCAAAAAATATCATTGCCATCCAGAACAACGAAAACGTCTTCATCTTACCCCACCAGCCCTACTCAAAAAACACATTCAACATCTGCAACTCTGTCCACCACTGTCCTAACGGATTCAGTAAGTTTAAGTAATCCAACTGGATCTGCCACTGAAAATATTCAGTCTACCTCCACTTTCAACAACATCACACAAACTTCTTTGAACCCAACGCTAAATTACACCACAGTGAAAACATCCTCTTCGTCATCATCACACAGCAACGCTAATACTACTGCCATTGTGACAACCACCAGAAAAACATCTACTCCATCTAAAACATCTGTACATACTACTGAACTACAATGTCCGGTCTTGGAAAACCAGGAGTGCTCAAACATAAATGGCACCTGCTCTTGTGTTTGCAGTAGAGATTTCACAGGACGTGACTGTCTATATGGACAAAATGAGACGGCAGCTGTGATAG ATAAAGGCCCAACCCGTCACATCTCTGTTGAGATCACCATAAACGCGACATTCGATATTTCTTTAACCGACCCATCGTCCCCACAGTACTTGACCCTATTTGCACAAGTGGAAAATGTG ctaAGTCTTGCTTTCAAGAGAGCAGCACCTAAGTACTTTTCGAAAGTGGTCATCCATGGCTTCAG GAATGGCAGTATTATTGTGAACAGCACTGCTATCTACAACTATCCCAACAATCAGACGGGCATCACCTTCCTGAACAAAGATTTGGAATTGGCTGTGAACAACTCGCTGAAGCAGTCGCTCCCAGGACTCGCGCAAGAGCTGAACACCAGTGTCTCCATTTCTAAAATAGACCCTCAATCGCCTGCGATAACAA ATGTAGGACAGATGATGCCATATGTGAATTGTTCCCTGGCTTATGCTGGCTACATAGTGACGTGTAATGATCAGAACTGTTACTGCAGTGGGCCATGCTTCAATAACCCAGCCTACTGCAATTATAATGGAGAATGCTTCAATGCAAAAAATGGCTCCATATGTCA